A single window of Streptomyces sp. NBC_00464 DNA harbors:
- a CDS encoding family 20 glycosylhydrolase, producing the protein MAKRRTIGAVVAALAATLLPLQSAVAQDGSTAAPPPEVLPSLRQWQPGEGEFTLTDRARIVLDGVREQRTSADAARFAGELAGKAPVSRGEARSGDIVLRQDPSLKGTLGAEGYRLDVGDRVTVTAATSTGVFYGSRTVLQLLNDDGRAARGSATDVPAYRERGVGVCACYINVSLPWFERLMKDMASQKLNQLWIEAKVRSDTDPESAFWGYYTKPQVRALVAMAKKYHIDLVPEINSPGHMDTYLENHPELQLKDKDGVASPPRLDISRPEALAYYTSMVDEALEVWDTRTWHMGADEYMIGSSYPNYPQLQTAATAKFGASATPDDLFVDFINQVNAHVKAGGRSLRIWNDGLVGRNGTVPLDRDITVEHWLGGGAIQQPSALLAEGRPVMNSAYALYLVRGGYTMQTQKLYESDWTPLRFEGQTLPATAANLTGAKISLWPDSAAAETENEVEAKVFMPLRFIAQATWGGPKPSGTYAGFEALARRIGHAPGWENTDRTPLADGTYRLTAGAKALAPGADAGVALARGSKAAWTLTATSDGYYTVRSTENGLCLDAARGKKYLGAPLEVGAELSLGTCAAGARTQRWQLDTGAGATVLRNAVSQLRLTERSSDGAAVQTTGGTRLAAKSA; encoded by the coding sequence ATGGCTAAACGAAGGACCATCGGGGCCGTGGTGGCCGCGCTCGCCGCCACCCTGCTCCCCCTGCAGAGCGCCGTGGCGCAGGACGGATCCACCGCCGCCCCGCCTCCCGAGGTGCTGCCGTCGCTGCGCCAGTGGCAGCCCGGCGAGGGGGAGTTCACGCTCACCGACCGGGCCAGGATCGTGCTGGACGGGGTGCGGGAGCAGCGCACATCGGCCGATGCGGCGCGGTTCGCGGGCGAACTGGCGGGGAAGGCCCCGGTGTCACGGGGAGAGGCCCGCTCCGGCGACATCGTGCTGCGCCAGGACCCGTCCCTGAAGGGCACGCTGGGAGCGGAGGGCTACCGCCTCGATGTCGGCGACCGGGTCACCGTCACCGCCGCGACGTCGACGGGCGTGTTCTACGGTTCGCGCACAGTGCTCCAGCTGCTGAACGACGACGGCCGGGCCGCGCGCGGTTCGGCGACGGACGTGCCCGCGTACCGCGAGCGCGGGGTCGGGGTGTGCGCCTGCTACATCAACGTCTCGCTCCCCTGGTTCGAGCGGCTGATGAAGGACATGGCCTCCCAGAAGCTCAACCAGCTCTGGATCGAGGCGAAGGTCAGGAGTGACACCGACCCGGAGTCGGCGTTCTGGGGCTATTACACGAAGCCGCAGGTGCGCGCCCTGGTCGCGATGGCGAAGAAGTACCACATCGACCTGGTGCCGGAGATCAACTCCCCCGGCCACATGGACACGTACCTGGAGAACCACCCGGAGCTCCAGCTCAAGGACAAGGACGGCGTCGCCTCCCCGCCCCGGCTGGACATCTCGCGGCCCGAGGCGCTGGCGTACTACACCTCGATGGTGGACGAGGCCCTGGAGGTGTGGGACACCCGCACCTGGCACATGGGCGCCGACGAGTACATGATCGGCTCGTCGTACCCGAACTATCCGCAGCTGCAGACGGCCGCGACCGCGAAGTTCGGCGCCTCGGCCACCCCCGACGACCTCTTCGTCGACTTCATCAACCAGGTCAACGCCCATGTGAAGGCCGGCGGCCGGTCACTGCGGATCTGGAACGACGGACTCGTCGGCCGCAACGGCACCGTCCCGCTCGACCGTGACATCACCGTCGAGCACTGGCTGGGCGGCGGCGCCATCCAGCAGCCGTCCGCGCTGCTGGCCGAGGGCCGGCCGGTGATGAACTCGGCGTACGCGCTCTACCTGGTGCGCGGCGGATACACCATGCAGACCCAGAAGCTGTACGAGAGCGACTGGACGCCCCTGCGCTTCGAGGGCCAGACACTGCCCGCCACGGCGGCGAACCTGACCGGCGCGAAGATCAGCCTGTGGCCGGACAGCGCGGCGGCCGAGACCGAGAACGAGGTCGAGGCGAAGGTCTTCATGCCGCTGCGCTTCATCGCGCAGGCCACCTGGGGCGGTCCGAAGCCCAGTGGGACGTACGCCGGTTTCGAGGCGCTCGCCCGGCGGATCGGGCACGCCCCCGGCTGGGAGAACACCGACCGCACCCCGCTGGCGGACGGTACGTACCGGCTGACGGCGGGCGCGAAGGCGCTGGCACCCGGCGCGGACGCCGGGGTCGCGCTGGCCCGGGGCTCGAAGGCGGCGTGGACGCTGACGGCGACCTCCGACGGGTACTACACCGTGAGGTCCACGGAGAACGGTCTGTGCCTGGACGCGGCACGCGGGAAGAAGTACCTGGGCGCCCCGCTGGAGGTGGGGGCCGAGCTGTCGCTCGGGACCTGCGCGGCGGGTGCGCGCACGCAGCGCTGGCAGCTGGACACCGGAGCGGGCGCCACGGTCCTGCGTAACGCCGTCTCCCAGCTGCGGCTGACGGAGCGGTCATCGGACGGCGCCGCGGTGCAGACGACGGGCGGAACGCGTCTGGCGGCGAAGTCCGCCTGA
- a CDS encoding D-Ala-D-Ala carboxypeptidase family metallohydrolase, whose amino-acid sequence MLRRSARLLLGLVMTMAFALGGAVVTAGTAQADDCYTWTRTLSSGATGNDVVQLQIRVAGYPGYNSVLAIDGSYGPATTAAVKRFQAAYGLAADGIAGPATQSKLYALQDSDCTPAHFTYAELNHCNSTWAGGAVAAGTAKANALSTMWKLEALRHALGDRPITVNSGFRSYSCNSAAGGASNSRHLYGDAADLGGIAFCTLAQQARNHGFNGILGPGYPDHNDHVHVNQGPSHYWSAPNCGI is encoded by the coding sequence ATGCTCAGACGTTCCGCACGACTCCTGCTCGGCCTTGTCATGACCATGGCTTTCGCCTTGGGCGGGGCCGTCGTGACCGCCGGCACCGCGCAGGCCGACGACTGCTACACCTGGACCCGTACCCTCTCCTCGGGCGCCACCGGCAACGATGTCGTCCAGCTCCAGATCCGGGTGGCCGGATACCCCGGATACAACTCCGTACTCGCCATCGACGGCTCCTACGGGCCCGCCACCACCGCCGCCGTCAAGCGCTTCCAGGCCGCCTACGGACTGGCTGCCGACGGCATCGCCGGCCCGGCCACCCAGTCCAAGCTCTACGCCCTCCAGGACAGCGACTGCACGCCCGCCCACTTCACGTACGCCGAGCTCAACCACTGCAACAGCACCTGGGCGGGTGGTGCCGTCGCGGCGGGCACCGCGAAGGCCAACGCCCTGAGCACCATGTGGAAGCTGGAGGCGCTGCGCCACGCGCTCGGTGACCGCCCCATCACCGTCAACAGCGGCTTCCGTTCCTACTCCTGCAACAGTGCTGCCGGTGGTGCGTCCAACAGCCGCCATCTGTACGGTGACGCGGCCGACCTGGGCGGGATCGCCTTCTGCACCCTGGCCCAGCAGGCCCGTAACCACGGGTTCAACGGGATCCTCGGCCCGGGCTACCCGGACCACAACGACCACGTCCACGTGAACCAGGGCCCGAGCCACTACTGGTCGGCGCCCAACTGCGGCATCTGA